Proteins from a single region of Xenopus laevis strain J_2021 chromosome 9_10S, Xenopus_laevis_v10.1, whole genome shotgun sequence:
- the LOC108702440 gene encoding taste receptor type 2 member 40 — MLSVILIIKILILITAGPCGITLNSSIVAVQLRHWMKGVNLGECDQITLIMGFTNVLLQCYFVLDGTIDTLELYEHLDKEFIFVSYTFFFFFISLWVWLTAWLAICYCLRLVNISHRVFIILKKTVPCWITQLLLGTVVILAMINIPIFWTMNTKAKQNTSFTSPVDFFNYEPNIKYLSFAAALGCCLPTLITFLCMGLSLMSLLRHVQRVKQNISQSWSGKMKTHAKACVTIFLLMALNVFFFLTVFIFILLQLYIGNNWDTLFWSIIMASPSGQAVILLLGNSKLQSDIL, encoded by the exons ATGCTGTCAGTCATTCTAATAATTAAAATCCTTATTCTGATCACAGCAGGACCATGTGGGATCACCCTAAACTCATCGATTGTAGCTGTGCAGCTCAGACACTGGATGAAGGGAGTGAACCTTGGGGAATGTGATCAAATCACTCTAATCATGGGCTTCACCAATGTCCTCCTCCAGTGCTATTTCGTTTTAGATGGGACCATTGATACTTTAGAACTCTATGAGCATCTTGACAAAGAATTCATTTTTGTGAGTTatactttcttcttctttttcatttcCCTCTGGGTTTGGCTCACTGCCTGGCTCGCTATCTGCTACTGCTTGAGACTCGTCAACATTTCACATCGAGTCTTTATTATCTTAAAAAAGACAGTGCCCTGTTGGATAACCCAACTCCTGCTGGGAACAGTGGTGATTTTGGCCATGattaatattccaattttttggaCTATGAACACAAAGGCAAAGCAAAACACATCGTTCACTTCACCAGTTGATTTCTTTAACTATGAACCCAACATTAAATACCTGTCCTTCGCCGCTGCATTGGGTTGCTGCCTGCCAACTCTTATAACTTTTCTCTGTATGGGACTCAGCTTAATGTCCCTTTTGAGACATGTCCAGAGGGTGAAGCAGAATATTTCTCAATCCTGGAGTGGTAAAATGAAGACCCATGCAAAAGCCTGCGTGACAATATTCCTCCTTATGGCTCTGAACGTGTTTTTCTTCttgacagtttttatttttattttattacaactcTATATTGGAAATAATTGGGACACTCTCTTCTGGTCTATAATCATGGCGAGTCCTTCAGGCCAAGCTGTCATTCTCTTGCTTGGAAATTCAAAGTTAC agagtgatattctg
- the LOC108702337 gene encoding taste receptor type 2 member 40, producing the protein MLLFILVIKTLALIITGPCGIILNSSIVAVDLRHWKKGVSLVDCDQIILIMGFNNVLLQCFLAFIWIINTFELYEHLDKEFIFVIYILFFFFTSLWVWLTAWLAICYCLRLVNISHRFFIILKKTVPCRVTQLLLGTVVILGMINIPIFRELKINAKQNTSSTLPVDFFIFEPDRVGPSWSCTLGNLVGHVAPHPSMCA; encoded by the coding sequence ATGTTGTTGTTCATTCTAGTAATTAAAACACTTGCTCTGATCATAACAGGACCATGTGGGATCATCCTAAACTCATCGATTGTAGCTGTGGATCTCAGACACTGGAAGAAGGGAGTGAGCCTTGTGGACTGTGATCAAATCATTCTAATCATGGGCTTCAACAATGTCCTCCTCCAGTGCTTTTTAGCTTTCATTTGGATCATTAATACTTTTGAACTCTATGAGCATCTTGACAAAGAATTCATTTTTGTGATTTAcattctcttcttctttttcactTCCCTCTGGGTTTGGCTCACTGCCTGGCTCGCTATCTGCTACTGCTTGAGACTCGTCAACATTTCACATCGATTCTTTATTATCTTAAAAAAGACAGTGCCCTGTAGGGTAACCCAACTCCTGCTGGGAACAGTGGTGATTTTAGGCATGATTAATATTCCAATTTTTCGGGAACTGAAAATAAATGCTAAGCAAAATACATCTTCCACCTTACCAGTTGATTTCTTTATCTTTGAACCAGACAGGGTCGGGCCAAGCTGGTCATGCACCTTAGGCAATCTGGTTGGCCATGTTGCCCCCCACCCATCCATGTGTGCGTAA
- the LOC108702441 gene encoding taste receptor type 2 member 123, translating to MDLASKLYLLYSLFTPNLAIIAGAFTNAYISFVILLDYFKTQTMSTVNKILVALSLSNAYFSLVLFFSSIFSFVWPHINTDPYIKGFILALLIYGISSSAWITTCLCVYYFLKITSFRSGLLACFKLKIDIIVPWFILFSEVVSLGCSFLTLLPSDNSQGSSWNASLFYSLNTTSGAITTSNRFMKVTFIVICVPLLIMIVTTFPTIGSLYLHSRRMENTGTSTSLAPHRNAVCMMAWLLFLYTTVFVVFFTDFIQLFSPLSFAYWMTYNLMYLSTLVQSAVLILGNPKLKEAIKICCFGCHTSW from the coding sequence ATGGATCTCGCTAGCAAACTATATCTCCTGTATTCTCTGTTTACACCAAATCTGGCAATCATCGCAGGAGCTTTCACTAATGCATATATTTCTTTTGTGATTTTActtgattactttaaaacgcaAACAATGAGCACCGTCAATAAAATATTAGTTGCCCTGAGCTTATCAAATGcttatttttctcttgttttattttttagctcAATTTTTAGTTTTGTGTGGCCCCACATTAACACAGACCCTTACATCAAGGGCTTTATCCTGGCTCTGCTCATTTACGGCATTTCTTCCTCTGCCTGGATTACAACTTGTCTTTGTGTCTATTACTTTCTGAAGATAACCAGCTTCAGGTCTGGACTTCTTGCTTGCTTCAAGTTGAAGATCGACATCATTGTTCCATGGTTTATATTGTTTTCAGAAGTGGTGTCCTTGGGCTGCAGTTTCCTTACATTATTGCCTTCTGATAATAGCCAAGGATCTTCATGGAATGCCTCATTGTTCTACTCACTCAACACAACATCAGGAGCCATTACCACCAGCAATAGATTCATGAAGGTCACCTTCATTGTTATTTGCGTCCCTTTGCTGATTATGATTGTCACTACATTCCCTACTATTGGTTCACTGTATTTGCACAGTAGGAGAATGGAGAACACAGGAACATCCACCAGTCTGGCTCCTCATCGAAATGCTGTGTGTATGATGGCATGGCTCCTGTTTTTATATACCACTGTTTTTGTGGTGTTTTTTACAGATTTCATTCAACTGTTTTCTCCACTAAGCTTTGCATATTGGATGACTTATAATCTGATGTATTTATCTACTTTAGTACAATCTGCTGTGCTAATTCTAGGAAACCCTAAACTAAAAGAAGCaattaaaatatgttgttttggATGCCACACAAGCTGGTAA
- the LOC108702338 gene encoding taste receptor type 2 member 39, with protein sequence MDLSSTLNVVYSLLPGITANLTGTLTNAYISVAILLDYFKIQMMSTSNKILVALSLSNVYLSLIFCSISVFLPLINDDYSIKGYIFALLMFGICSSNWITTCLCVFYFLKIINFSSGLLACFKLKIDIIVPWFIFFSEVVSLGCSFLTLLPSVTSPGSSTNSVNSTSEEFINSPGFMKVTFIAVFVPMLIMIVTTFSTIGSLFLHSRRMENTGTSSSLTPHRNAACMMAWLLLLYTVIFVALFTYFFELFDPQSFGYRISFNLIYLFTLVQSIVLIIGNPKLKEAIKKCCLFDTKVSD encoded by the coding sequence ATGGATCTCTCTAGCACACTCAATGTTGTGTATTCTCTGCTTCCAGGAATCACGGCAAACTTGACAGGAACCTTAACTAACGCATATATTTCTGTAGCAATTTTGCTcgattattttaaaatacaaatgatgAGCACCAGCAATAAAATATTAGTTGCCCTGAGCTTATCAAATGTTTATCTTTCTCTTATTTTTTGCTCAATTAGTGTTTTCCTGCCCCTGATTAATGATGATTATTCTATTAAAGGATATATTTTTGCACTTCTGATGTTCGGCATTTGTTCCTCTAACTGGATTACCACCTGTCTCTGTGTCTTCTACTTTTTGAAAATAATCAACTTCAGCTCCGGGCTCCTTGCTTGCTTCAAGTTGAAGATCGACATCATTGTTCCATGGTTCATATTCTTTTCAGAAGTGGTGTCTTTAGGCTGCAGTTTCCTTACTTTATTGCCTTCTGTTACTAGCCCAGGATCTTCAACAAACTCAGTAAACTCAACATCAGAAGAATTTATAAATTCACCTGGATTTATGAAGGTTACCTTCATTGCTGTTTTTGTTCCTATGCTGATTATGATTGTCACTACATTCTCTACCATTGGGTCACTTTTTTTGCACAGTAGGAGAATGGAGAACACAGGGACATCTAGCAGCCTGACACCTCATAGAAATGCTGCGTGTATGATGGCATGGCTCCTTCTTTTATATACTGTCATTTTTGTGGcgttatttacatatttttttgaaCTCTTTGATCCACAAAGCTTTGGATATAGGATTAGTTTTAACCTGATATATTTATTCACTTTAGTACAATCCATTGTTCTAATTATAGGAAACCCAAAGCTAAAAGAAgccattaaaaaatgttgtttatttgacACAAAAGTTAGTGACTAG